The segment GCATCGCCCTGGAGGCTTCAAGACTTTACAGGGAGATCTCCGGTGAGCCGGTTACCCTCAGATGGGATGATAGCTTCGAGATAACCCTGGTCGACAGGACGGGGAGGGATGAGAGGGAGAGGAACTTCAAGCAGCTATCGGGCGGGGAACAGATGAGCGCCGCCCTGGCGATCAGATTGGCGCTTCTGAGCTTCCTCTCCGACGCCCGACTGGGCATATTCGATGAGCCGACGGTCAATCTCGATGAGGATAGGAGGTTGAACCTCGCAAGGGCGATACCCTCCGCCGTGAGGAATTTCTCCCAGCTCTTCATCATCAGCCACGATGACTCCTTCGACTCGATCACCGAGAACGTCATCAGGCTTGAAAAGGATGAAAGAGCTGGAAGCAGATTGGCCGGGTAATCCCTTACAAAACGCAAAGGAAGGAGAAGATCGAGATGAAAACCCATATCCTTATCCTAGTAGGTTTAATGCTCGCCCTTTCGAGCACGCTCTGGGCGCAATATCAGATCGGCGACGCCTGGCTCGTGGACCAGGGTGCCGGACAGATAATCAGGATAATGGCGAGCAATCAGATCGATCCACAGGCGATATCCGGCTTCAAACAGCCGGTGGTAGCAGCGGTCAACCCGAAGGACTGGAGCCTGTGGATCGCCGACTCGGCCGCACAGGTCATAATAAAGTTCGACGCCGACAAAAAGCAGGCCGCCATGATAGAGGGCGTCAAAACCCCGTCGAGCATATCGATCGATCTCAGGGATGGATCGATATGGGTTGGTATGGAAAGCAGCGTCGCCAAATATTCGGCCGGCGGCAAAAGGCTCTTCAGGATGGGCGGGGTTATCGAGGCATATGTCGCCGTTAACCCCAAGGACGGCACATGTTGGGTCACCGATTCCGGGAAAAGCGGGAATCCGCCCGGCAGGGTGCTGAAACTCGCCCCGGATGGAAGCCAGCTTCTGGTCGTGGACAAGGGATTCACCGAGCCCAAGGGCGTGGCGGTGAACCCAGCCGACGGAAGCGCTTGGGTGGTCGACAGCCAGGGCAATCAGGTGGTCAGGCTGGACGCCAACGGCAGGATCGTGGCGAAGGTGCAGGGCCTTAACTTCCCCTCATCCGTCAGCGTCAATCCCAGAGATGGAACCGCCTGGATAGCCGATACGCAAAACGGCCGTCTCATCAAGGTCGATCCCAGCGGCAAGATAATCCAGGAGATCTCTCAACAGATGTGCGGCAGCGTAGGGATCATGTTCCCCACATTCGTAACGGTCGATCCCAACGACGGCGGGATCTGGGTGATAGACCAGATCATCAGACAGGTGCTCAAGTTCGACGCC is part of the Candidatus Poribacteria bacterium genome and harbors:
- a CDS encoding NHL repeat-containing protein, coding for MKTHILILVGLMLALSSTLWAQYQIGDAWLVDQGAGQIIRIMASNQIDPQAISGFKQPVVAAVNPKDWSLWIADSAAQVIIKFDADKKQAAMIEGVKTPSSISIDLRDGSIWVGMESSVAKYSAGGKRLFRMGGVIEAYVAVNPKDGTCWVTDSGKSGNPPGRVLKLAPDGSQLLVVDKGFTEPKGVAVNPADGSAWVVDSQGNQVVRLDANGRIVAKVQGLNFPSSVSVNPRDGTAWIADTQNGRLIKVDPSGKIIQEISQQMCGSVGIMFPTFVTVDPNDGGIWVIDQIIRQVLKFDANGTPKIQIPRQILKNPSFVTVSYLEKK